The following are encoded in a window of Mycobacteroides chelonae CCUG 47445 genomic DNA:
- a CDS encoding GMC oxidoreductase yields the protein MVVGSGFGGAVTSARLAEAGMKVLVLERGPWWGVAGDSRPKEVTRPFPRGLTGMPGFLRGLTRANDDGQRVLWSRPTGLFDVHLWPGVTVVVGSGVGGGSLVYAGYQSRPAAGFFDDHFPAEISDADMAPYFEMVEAIQQPQPLPHPVASREVFARGLARADLGAAESPVMGIQFGDPSTPRWRNNAVGNPQQTCRACGACVIGCEYTAKTTLDHTYLTLARRHGADIRALCEVTAIGGTDHRYEVAWHDHRDGTDHLIVTPQLVLAAGTVGTLRLLYAARDKHRSMPWLPPALGKNFSGNGDYLAMLSRTRSAKHDGRHAMFQNVHHLADGGFIGEAAPPVAQLPLPGPVRRWLSETVFLFATGREPGIQLLAANGVPFAPAYKAINADFYAQTGDRVKRIAEAYQPSRFRGNWPGGQRSRRLVTVHPVGGAAIGATPDNGVIDHRGEVFGHRGLFIADGSIYPAAPGVPPSLGIAAMAERQAALMTGVGS from the coding sequence CGCGGTCTGACGGGGATGCCGGGGTTTCTCCGCGGCCTGACCAGGGCCAACGATGATGGACAGCGAGTCCTGTGGTCACGTCCGACCGGGTTGTTCGACGTGCACCTGTGGCCCGGTGTGACGGTTGTGGTCGGCAGCGGTGTCGGCGGCGGTTCCCTGGTCTACGCGGGGTACCAGTCCCGTCCGGCGGCCGGATTCTTCGATGACCACTTTCCTGCTGAGATCTCCGATGCTGACATGGCACCCTACTTCGAGATGGTCGAAGCGATCCAGCAACCGCAGCCGCTGCCACACCCGGTTGCTTCGCGTGAGGTCTTCGCCCGGGGGCTCGCACGCGCGGACCTGGGGGCGGCTGAATCACCCGTCATGGGTATCCAGTTCGGCGACCCCAGCACCCCGCGATGGCGGAACAATGCGGTCGGCAACCCGCAACAAACGTGTCGCGCCTGTGGTGCCTGCGTCATCGGATGTGAATACACCGCCAAGACAACGCTGGATCACACGTATCTCACATTGGCGCGGCGCCACGGCGCCGATATCCGTGCGCTGTGCGAGGTGACCGCGATCGGCGGTACCGACCACCGCTACGAGGTGGCCTGGCACGACCACCGGGACGGAACCGATCATTTGATCGTCACGCCGCAGCTGGTTCTGGCTGCCGGCACGGTTGGGACACTGCGGCTGCTGTACGCCGCCCGCGACAAACACCGCAGCATGCCCTGGCTGCCGCCCGCGCTGGGCAAGAACTTTTCAGGCAACGGGGACTATCTGGCGATGCTGAGCCGAACTCGTTCGGCTAAACATGATGGGCGACACGCAATGTTTCAGAATGTGCACCACTTGGCCGACGGCGGATTCATCGGCGAGGCCGCCCCTCCGGTTGCCCAACTCCCGCTGCCCGGACCGGTGCGCCGCTGGTTATCCGAAACCGTGTTTCTGTTCGCCACGGGACGCGAGCCCGGGATTCAGTTGCTGGCCGCCAACGGTGTCCCGTTCGCCCCTGCATACAAGGCGATCAATGCCGATTTCTACGCACAGACGGGCGATCGGGTCAAACGCATCGCCGAGGCCTACCAGCCTTCCCGGTTCCGTGGGAACTGGCCCGGCGGACAACGAAGCCGACGGCTGGTCACCGTGCACCCGGTTGGGGGTGCTGCGATCGGGGCTACGCCTGATAACGGGGTGATCGACCACCGCGGTGAGGTATTCGGTCACCGCGGGCTCTTCATCGCAGACGGCTCCATCTACCCGGCCGCCCCGGGGGTGCCTCCGTCGCTGGGGATTGCGGCGATGGCCGAACGGCAGGCCGCATTGATGACTGGGGTGGGGTCGTGA
- a CDS encoding carboxymuconolactone decarboxylase family protein: protein MVFTKKSARADGKPIGKTYTLRELAAALVRFVPLAPRAAMVWGLRRMEPSQREQVMLTVARANGCRYCSYIHQEWAIRTGASDEEIAQLEGTDPAAFDRGRWSALVYARSLAENDFGTPPAEIVADAARHHNAGERHNIEAVALVMTIVNRSANTMDALLCRLRGEPASQSLGAEVAITVGLAAIGPVIVPALSVILRKSPWRLLREFRAFTAGETPNDAQAA, encoded by the coding sequence ATGGTGTTCACCAAGAAGTCGGCGCGAGCCGATGGAAAACCCATTGGGAAAACCTATACGCTGCGTGAACTGGCCGCCGCCCTGGTCCGGTTCGTCCCACTGGCACCCCGCGCCGCTATGGTGTGGGGCCTGCGCCGGATGGAACCGAGTCAGCGTGAACAGGTCATGCTGACGGTCGCCCGGGCAAACGGCTGCCGGTACTGCAGCTATATCCATCAGGAATGGGCCATCCGCACCGGCGCGTCCGACGAAGAAATCGCGCAACTGGAGGGCACCGATCCCGCGGCCTTCGACCGTGGCAGGTGGAGCGCGCTTGTCTACGCGAGATCACTGGCTGAAAACGACTTCGGGACGCCGCCTGCCGAGATCGTCGCCGACGCGGCCCGCCACCATAACGCGGGTGAACGCCACAACATTGAGGCCGTCGCGCTGGTGATGACCATCGTCAACCGATCCGCGAACACCATGGATGCTCTGCTTTGCCGCCTGCGCGGCGAACCCGCTTCACAGTCACTGGGAGCCGAGGTGGCCATCACGGTCGGCCTTGCTGCGATTGGCCCGGTCATCGTGCCGGCGCTGAGCGTCATTTTGCGCAAGTCCCCGTGGCGATTGCTTCGTGAGTTCCGCGCCTTCACCGCCGGCGAGACGCCCAACGATGCGCAGGCCGCCTGA